One window of Pseudomonadota bacterium genomic DNA carries:
- a CDS encoding CoB--CoM heterodisulfide reductase iron-sulfur subunit A family protein: MSRIGVFVCHCGENIGRTVDVARVAEAMRGLPGVAHAVDYKYMCSDPGQAMIKQAIAEKQLTGVVVAACSPHMHEKTFRRAAAGGGINPFLCEMANVREHCSWIHEDREKATEKAIDITRMIVEKVKRNAPLTTIRIPVERRALVIGGGIAGIQAALDIADGGREVVLVEKEPSIGGHMSQLSETFPTLDCSQCILTPRMVEVFQHPRIKLLTYSEVESVEGYIGNFKVKIRKKARSIDESKCNGCGECQKTCPNRRIPSEFDQGLGKRTAIYVPFPQAVPNLPVIDREKCSYFRGKAKGSKKEVCGKCRAACGRGAILFDQEDSFVEEKVGAIVVATGYRLYEIGKEQDSELLKGYGEYGYGTIPDVIDGLQFERLASASGPTSGAIQRPSDGKVPKRIVFLQCIGSRDPAKGIEYCSKICCMYVAKHTMLYRHKVHDGQATVFYMDIRANGKGYDEFVRRAIEEDGARYVRGRVSRMYRDGDVIKVLGYDTVNGTPLSIDADMVVLATAMRPQPGIQGLAQKLSVSYDKHGFINEAHPKLRPVETNTAGVYVAGACQSPRDIPDSVAMASAAASKVLGLFSNEELEREPTVAVVNADLCTGCFHCERVCAYGAITRKEIRDRNGNLVKVVADVNKGVCQGCGTCQATCPSKSLELAGFTDDQIYAAINAFAEL, encoded by the coding sequence ATGTCTCGCATCGGCGTCTTCGTCTGCCACTGCGGCGAGAACATCGGTCGCACCGTTGACGTTGCGCGCGTCGCCGAGGCCATGCGGGGCCTGCCCGGCGTGGCCCACGCGGTCGACTACAAGTACATGTGCTCCGATCCGGGCCAGGCGATGATCAAGCAGGCGATCGCCGAGAAGCAGCTCACCGGCGTCGTCGTCGCCGCGTGCTCGCCGCACATGCACGAGAAGACGTTCCGCCGGGCCGCCGCGGGCGGCGGGATCAATCCGTTCCTGTGCGAGATGGCGAACGTCCGAGAGCACTGCTCCTGGATCCACGAGGACCGCGAGAAGGCGACCGAGAAGGCGATCGACATCACGCGCATGATAGTCGAGAAGGTGAAGCGCAACGCGCCCCTCACGACGATCCGCATCCCCGTGGAGCGGCGCGCGCTCGTCATCGGCGGCGGCATCGCGGGCATCCAGGCGGCGCTCGACATCGCCGACGGCGGCCGCGAGGTGGTGCTCGTCGAGAAGGAGCCGTCCATCGGCGGGCACATGAGCCAGCTGTCCGAGACGTTCCCGACGCTCGACTGCTCGCAGTGCATCCTGACGCCGCGCATGGTCGAGGTGTTCCAGCACCCGCGGATCAAGCTGCTCACGTACTCCGAGGTCGAGTCGGTCGAGGGGTACATCGGCAACTTCAAGGTGAAGATCCGCAAGAAGGCGCGCTCGATCGACGAGTCGAAGTGCAACGGCTGCGGCGAGTGCCAGAAGACGTGCCCGAACAGGCGCATCCCGAGCGAGTTCGACCAGGGGCTCGGCAAGCGCACCGCGATCTACGTGCCGTTCCCGCAGGCGGTGCCGAACCTCCCGGTCATCGATCGCGAGAAGTGCAGCTACTTCCGCGGCAAGGCGAAGGGCTCCAAGAAGGAGGTCTGCGGCAAGTGCCGCGCCGCGTGCGGCCGCGGGGCGATCCTGTTCGATCAGGAGGACTCGTTCGTCGAGGAGAAGGTGGGCGCGATCGTCGTCGCCACCGGGTACCGGCTCTACGAGATCGGCAAGGAGCAGGACTCGGAGCTGCTCAAGGGGTACGGCGAGTACGGCTACGGCACGATCCCGGACGTCATCGACGGGCTGCAGTTCGAGCGCCTCGCGTCCGCGTCCGGCCCCACGTCCGGCGCCATCCAGCGCCCGTCCGACGGCAAGGTGCCGAAGCGGATCGTCTTCCTCCAGTGCATCGGCTCGCGCGACCCGGCCAAGGGGATCGAGTACTGCTCGAAGATCTGCTGCATGTACGTCGCGAAGCACACGATGCTGTACCGGCACAAGGTGCACGACGGGCAGGCGACCGTCTTCTACATGGACATCCGCGCCAACGGCAAGGGGTACGACGAGTTCGTGCGCCGCGCGATCGAGGAGGACGGGGCCAGGTACGTCCGCGGCCGCGTGTCGCGCATGTACCGCGACGGCGACGTCATCAAGGTGCTCGGCTACGACACGGTGAACGGGACCCCGCTCAGCATCGACGCGGACATGGTCGTGCTCGCCACGGCGATGCGGCCGCAGCCCGGGATCCAGGGGCTCGCGCAGAAGCTGTCCGTGTCCTACGACAAGCACGGCTTCATCAACGAGGCGCACCCGAAGCTCAGGCCGGTCGAGACGAACACCGCGGGCGTCTACGTCGCGGGCGCCTGCCAGTCGCCGCGCGACATCCCGGACTCGGTCGCGATGGCGTCGGCCGCGGCGTCGAAGGTCCTCGGGCTGTTCAGCAACGAGGAGCTCGAGCGCGAGCCGACCGTGGCCGTGGTGAACGCCGACCTGTGCACCGGCTGCTTCCACTGCGAGCGCGTCTGCGCGTACGGCGCGATCACCCGCAAGGAGATCCGCGACCGGAACGGCAACCTCGTCAAGGTCGTCGCCGACGTGAACAAGGGCGTCTGCCAGGGCTGCGGGACGTGCCAGGCGACGTGCCCGTCGAAGAGCCTCGAGCTCGCGGGGTTCACGGACGATCAGATCTACGCGGCGATCAACGCGTTCGCCGAGCTGTGA
- a CDS encoding hydrogenase iron-sulfur subunit has translation MSEATAKTTEAKAGAAFEPRIAAFVCNWCTYTGADLAGTSRIQMAPNVRVVRLPCTGRIDPMFIIKAFERGADGVIVSGCHPGDCHYSAGNYHARRRFAIFREIMSFIGIDPNRITFSWVSASEGRKWGDVVDETVSRIRGLGPFAGYKNLVEKTHAGA, from the coding sequence ATGAGCGAAGCGACAGCGAAAACCACCGAGGCGAAGGCGGGCGCGGCGTTCGAGCCCAGGATCGCGGCGTTCGTCTGCAACTGGTGCACGTACACCGGCGCGGACCTCGCCGGCACGAGCCGCATCCAGATGGCGCCGAACGTGCGCGTGGTCCGGCTCCCGTGCACGGGGCGCATCGATCCCATGTTCATCATCAAGGCGTTCGAGCGCGGCGCCGACGGCGTGATCGTGAGCGGCTGCCACCCGGGCGACTGCCACTACTCGGCGGGCAACTACCACGCGCGGCGAAGGTTCGCGATCTTCAGGGAGATCATGTCGTTCATCGGAATCGACCCGAACCGGATCACGTTCTCGTGGGTTTCGGCGTCCGAGGGGCGCAAGTGGGGCGACGTGGTGGACGAGACGGTGAGCCGGATCCGGGGGCTCGGGCCGTTCGCGGGCTACAAGAACCTGGTGGAGAAGACGCATGCAGGAGCTTAG
- a CDS encoding 4Fe-4S binding protein, with protein MQELRELAKKLLAEGAVKVVVGYAEGRQGVRPIFAATPEDADKLIFDPRCVQNLATYLSPRRAHVAALGKLAVVVKGCDAMAAAGMIREAQRKRDDFVLIGVRCGGVLADPRASAAVTEATVAARCPGCEVREPKIVDHLLGPLPPAPPGASALDARIAELDAMTPEERFAFWTSELAKCVRCNACREICPMCFCVRCVCDKSQPQWIESSPHARGNLAWHMTRALHQAGRCVGCGECERACPVGIPLSLLNRKVARVVAERFDYVVSDDPEKPAPIGTYRLEDDQEFIR; from the coding sequence ATGCAGGAGCTTAGGGAACTCGCCAAGAAGCTGCTCGCCGAGGGGGCGGTGAAGGTCGTCGTCGGCTACGCGGAGGGCCGGCAGGGGGTGCGCCCGATCTTCGCCGCGACCCCCGAGGACGCGGACAAGCTGATCTTCGATCCGAGGTGCGTGCAGAACCTCGCGACCTACCTGTCGCCCCGCCGCGCCCACGTCGCCGCGCTCGGCAAGCTCGCGGTCGTGGTCAAGGGGTGCGACGCCATGGCCGCGGCCGGGATGATCCGGGAGGCGCAGCGCAAGCGCGACGACTTCGTGCTCATCGGCGTGCGCTGCGGCGGCGTGCTCGCCGATCCCCGCGCCAGCGCCGCGGTGACCGAGGCGACGGTCGCCGCCCGCTGCCCGGGGTGCGAGGTGCGCGAGCCCAAGATCGTCGACCACCTGCTCGGGCCGCTCCCGCCGGCGCCCCCCGGCGCGTCGGCGCTCGACGCCCGCATCGCGGAGCTCGACGCGATGACGCCGGAGGAGCGGTTCGCGTTCTGGACGTCCGAGCTCGCGAAGTGCGTGCGCTGCAACGCGTGCCGCGAGATCTGCCCGATGTGCTTCTGCGTGCGCTGCGTGTGCGACAAGTCACAGCCGCAGTGGATCGAGAGCTCGCCGCACGCCCGCGGCAACCTCGCGTGGCACATGACGCGGGCGCTCCACCAGGCGGGCCGCTGCGTCGGCTGCGGCGAGTGCGAGCGCGCGTGCCCGGTGGGGATCCCGCTGAGCCTCCTCAACCGCAAGGTCGCCCGCGTCGTCGCGGAGCGCTTCGACTACGTCGTTTCCGACGATCCCGAAAAACCAGCTCCAATCGGCACGTACCGGCTGGAGGACGACCAGGAGTTCATCCGTTGA
- a CDS encoding 4Fe-4S dicluster domain-containing protein, producing MTRQMFISESALKSLAEELVKAGTRLVGPARERNGDLVYREASDLGEIELGGDPPTRSLKEFFLPPTEVLLTYRQKQGDVEVTPAPHVFAPLVVIGARPCDAAAVAAVDKVMDWDYHDELWFGRRLATTIVSVACGGGDASCFCTAVGLAPDSAKGSDVLLVPVEGGFHAEILTEKGEALVKAHAARFTEGGKAEAAKAYRDAARGKVQANLSADPAKIRAFLEAGFDHPIWKGIALRCHGCGACAFVCPTCHCFDIVDEPDSIERGTRRRNWDTCQAAKFTLHGSGHNPRNEQNCRIRQRMMHKFAIYPARFGEILCTGCGRCIRVCPGGMDLLETLDKLGRLPAGAPAEAKRGAP from the coding sequence TTGACGCGCCAAATGTTCATCTCCGAGTCGGCCCTGAAATCGCTCGCCGAGGAGCTCGTGAAGGCCGGGACGCGTCTCGTCGGCCCGGCCAGGGAGCGGAACGGCGACCTCGTCTACCGCGAGGCGTCGGATCTCGGCGAGATCGAGCTCGGGGGCGATCCGCCCACGCGCTCGCTCAAGGAGTTCTTCCTGCCGCCCACCGAGGTGCTGCTCACCTACCGCCAGAAGCAGGGCGACGTGGAGGTCACCCCGGCGCCGCACGTCTTCGCGCCGCTGGTCGTGATCGGCGCGCGACCGTGCGACGCGGCGGCGGTCGCGGCCGTCGACAAGGTGATGGACTGGGACTACCACGACGAGCTGTGGTTCGGCCGGAGGCTCGCGACCACCATCGTCTCGGTCGCCTGCGGGGGCGGCGACGCGTCGTGCTTCTGCACCGCGGTCGGCCTCGCGCCGGACTCGGCGAAGGGCTCCGACGTCCTGCTCGTACCCGTCGAGGGCGGCTTCCACGCGGAGATCCTCACCGAGAAGGGCGAGGCGCTCGTCAAGGCGCACGCGGCGAGGTTCACCGAGGGCGGGAAGGCCGAGGCGGCCAAGGCGTACCGCGACGCGGCGCGCGGGAAGGTCCAGGCCAACCTGAGCGCCGACCCCGCGAAGATCCGCGCGTTCCTCGAGGCGGGCTTCGACCACCCCATCTGGAAGGGGATCGCGCTGCGCTGTCACGGGTGCGGCGCCTGCGCGTTCGTCTGCCCGACGTGCCACTGCTTCGACATCGTCGACGAGCCGGACTCGATCGAGAGAGGAACGCGGCGCCGCAACTGGGACACGTGCCAGGCGGCGAAGTTCACGCTCCACGGCTCGGGCCACAACCCGCGCAACGAGCAGAACTGCCGCATCCGCCAGCGGATGATGCACAAGTTCGCGATCTACCCCGCCCGCTTCGGCGAGATCCTGTGCACCGGCTGCGGCCGCTGCATCCGCGTCTGCCCGGGCGGCATGGACCTGCTCGAGACGCTCGACAAGCTCGGCCGCCTGCCGGCGGGCGCCCCGGCCGAGGCCAAGCGAGGTGCCCCATGA
- the lpxC gene encoding UDP-3-O-acyl-N-acetylglucosamine deacetylase, producing MDAFRPFSRDGVGIHSGERCSVRVSPGEAGSGVLFATARGDVPLCPASIAGDSRRATDLALGGARVRTVEHLAAALAWFGVRDARIEVGGPEIPILDGSAAPWVAALAGAGAIPGPAFLRIREPVRASLGNSTGEILPLDDGDAPVYEVSIDFDGADVGPGRASFRPLDGDFAVEIAPARSFALERDVAGLRGEGLARGGSLENALVLGAEGPLNPEGMRFPDEPARHKLLDAVGDLAILGGLPWARVSLVRPSHALHHALVTRAAQLVEGGAPYLFSSEPGLR from the coding sequence ATGGACGCTTTTCGCCCGTTCTCGCGCGACGGCGTCGGGATCCACTCCGGCGAGCGCTGCTCGGTCCGCGTCTCGCCGGGCGAGGCCGGGAGCGGCGTGCTGTTCGCCACCGCGCGCGGGGACGTCCCGCTCTGCCCCGCGTCGATAGCAGGGGACTCGCGCCGCGCGACGGATCTCGCACTCGGGGGCGCTCGCGTGCGGACCGTGGAGCACCTCGCGGCGGCGCTCGCCTGGTTCGGCGTGCGGGACGCGCGGATCGAGGTGGGCGGGCCGGAGATCCCGATCCTCGACGGCAGCGCCGCGCCGTGGGTCGCCGCGCTCGCCGGCGCCGGGGCGATCCCGGGCCCCGCGTTCCTCCGGATCCGCGAGCCCGTCCGCGCGTCCCTCGGCAATTCGACCGGCGAGATCCTGCCGCTCGACGACGGAGACGCGCCGGTCTACGAGGTCAGCATCGACTTCGACGGCGCGGACGTCGGCCCCGGGCGCGCGTCGTTTCGCCCGCTCGACGGCGACTTCGCGGTCGAGATCGCGCCGGCGCGCTCTTTCGCCCTGGAGCGCGACGTAGCCGGCCTGCGCGGCGAGGGGCTCGCCCGCGGCGGGAGCCTCGAGAACGCGCTCGTGCTCGGCGCCGAAGGCCCGCTGAACCCCGAGGGGATGCGGTTCCCGGACGAGCCGGCGCGGCACAAGCTGCTCGACGCGGTGGGTGATCTCGCGATCCTCGGCGGGCTCCCCTGGGCTCGCGTGTCGCTCGTGCGGCCGTCGCACGCGCTCCACCACGCGCTCGTCACCCGAGCCGCGCAGCTCGTCGAGGGCGGTGCGCCCTACCTCTTCTCGTCCGAACCGGGGCTCAGGTAG
- a CDS encoding radical SAM protein has translation MRLVFVNIMQELQRFDSTAYITQPPVPLAILAAVTPKGIETALMDEQTDRLGFRGDAFAFSVSTQNAAAVYGHADALRGAGKKVILGGIHVTVCPDEAMRHADAIVTGEAETVWPEVCDDLLTRRLKPRYVGSPTAPAQMKPVDYRFFGKRRYLTPASLFATRGCDRLCSFCVSSRYMGPYRTKPLEVLEQEIEQLAGLYRGRFLQFSDDNLLADRSYAVALLALLRRKGSRFVAMVTVDQFCDGALMEEMAASGCLGVAVGVESVDDDNCASVDKVQNLRQPFADAVRHADELGIQTGALIMVGLPHDTPARLERTLERLRELPCAVVDVRILRIYPSTAMYERMLAAGEVTPDWWLRDDPGAACNDILPSCLSVNFRHHAFGAMQLQRQALRLVAELNEIRPGRVPHNPGVGHRGRGVKFAGTVLFVRHRLARQARALLRQVDRAVAARAAGR, from the coding sequence ATGAGGCTCGTCTTCGTGAACATCATGCAGGAATTGCAGAGATTCGATTCGACGGCCTACATCACGCAGCCGCCCGTCCCGCTCGCGATTTTGGCTGCCGTGACGCCGAAGGGCATCGAGACGGCGTTGATGGACGAACAGACGGATCGATTGGGGTTCCGAGGAGATGCGTTCGCCTTCTCCGTCTCGACTCAGAACGCCGCCGCGGTGTACGGCCACGCGGATGCGCTGCGCGGCGCCGGGAAGAAGGTCATCTTGGGCGGCATCCATGTCACGGTCTGTCCGGACGAGGCGATGCGGCACGCGGACGCGATCGTGACGGGAGAGGCCGAGACCGTTTGGCCGGAAGTGTGCGACGATCTGCTCACCCGAAGGCTGAAGCCGCGATATGTAGGTTCTCCGACGGCGCCGGCGCAGATGAAGCCGGTCGACTACCGGTTCTTCGGAAAGCGGCGCTACCTGACGCCCGCCTCGCTCTTCGCCACGCGCGGCTGTGATCGCCTATGCTCCTTCTGCGTCAGCTCGCGCTACATGGGGCCGTATCGCACGAAGCCGCTCGAGGTGCTCGAGCAGGAGATCGAACAGCTCGCGGGGCTCTACCGCGGCAGGTTCCTGCAGTTCTCCGACGACAACCTCCTCGCGGATCGATCCTACGCGGTCGCGCTGCTGGCCTTGCTCCGGCGAAAGGGAAGCAGGTTCGTCGCGATGGTGACCGTCGACCAGTTCTGCGACGGCGCGCTCATGGAAGAGATGGCTGCCTCCGGTTGCCTGGGCGTCGCCGTCGGCGTCGAGTCGGTCGACGACGACAATTGCGCATCGGTGGACAAGGTCCAGAACCTGCGGCAGCCGTTCGCCGATGCCGTCCGGCACGCGGACGAGCTCGGGATACAGACGGGTGCGCTCATCATGGTGGGCCTGCCTCACGACACGCCCGCCCGGCTCGAGCGGACGCTGGAGCGGCTGCGCGAGTTGCCGTGCGCCGTGGTCGACGTCCGGATCCTCCGGATCTACCCGAGCACGGCGATGTACGAGCGGATGCTGGCGGCGGGGGAGGTGACCCCCGACTGGTGGCTCCGGGACGATCCGGGCGCGGCGTGCAACGACATTCTGCCGAGCTGCCTGAGCGTCAATTTCCGGCACCACGCATTCGGCGCGATGCAGCTCCAGCGTCAGGCGCTGCGGTTGGTGGCGGAGCTGAATGAGATACGGCCCGGCAGGGTCCCCCACAACCCCGGTGTCGGCCACCGCGGGCGCGGCGTGAAGTTCGCGGGGACGGTGCTCTTCGTCCGCCACCGACTGGCCAGGCAGGCCCGCGCCCTGCTCCGGCAGGTCGATAGGGCCGTTGCCGCCCGCGCCGCCGGCCGGTGA
- a CDS encoding AgmX/PglI C-terminal domain-containing protein, whose translation MRRALIVAAVFLVALVAAYLLGSGRLGKIGHPPRAAAAAASTAREGNAKSREGEGTVRRLKSRAERDRLVALIENARRVRAARGAGGRGGGGDTDSDGAEGALSKSIIQEGVRAVIGDIQACYEDALERTPNLEGKLVARFEIIGEPDAGGVIDHAEIDDATDSALRSEAELTGCIIESIYTIELPRPENGGRVTVEYPFYLSPGSDEKR comes from the coding sequence ATGAGACGCGCCCTGATCGTCGCCGCGGTGTTTCTCGTCGCGCTCGTCGCGGCGTACCTGCTCGGCTCCGGTCGTCTGGGAAAGATCGGGCACCCGCCTCGCGCCGCCGCCGCAGCGGCCTCGACCGCGCGAGAAGGGAACGCGAAGTCGAGGGAGGGAGAGGGAACGGTCCGCCGTTTGAAGAGCCGGGCGGAGCGCGATCGGCTCGTCGCGCTGATCGAGAACGCGCGGCGCGTGCGGGCGGCGAGAGGCGCCGGGGGAAGAGGCGGCGGAGGCGACACGGACTCGGACGGCGCGGAGGGCGCGCTGAGCAAGTCGATCATCCAGGAGGGCGTGCGCGCGGTCATCGGCGACATCCAGGCGTGCTACGAGGACGCGCTCGAGAGGACGCCGAACCTCGAAGGCAAGCTCGTCGCGCGGTTCGAGATCATCGGCGAGCCGGACGCCGGCGGCGTGATCGATCACGCGGAGATCGACGACGCGACCGATTCCGCGCTGCGCTCCGAGGCGGAGCTCACGGGCTGCATCATCGAGTCGATCTACACGATCGAGTTGCCGCGCCCCGAGAACGGCGGCCGCGTGACGGTCGAGTACCCCTTCTACCTGAGCCCCGGTTCGGACGAGAAGAGGTAG
- the sppA gene encoding signal peptide peptidase SppA codes for MRFARPFLALLLGLAASAPSGCDLSLTSDEPEAEAKGPTAVLLDVDGPLPSFPSQPGLLTPFATSQHRLEELLDRAAADIMVQEVVVRFGTPQIGWARASEIAAAVKRLVASGKPVTCHLEAADNMTYWIAARSCPRVTVAPGGGVDLVGLSLEAIFVKDLLTSLGITADMLHVGKYKDAADALTGTEMSPESREAAESLVAALHERLVIGIAEGRKKDKAAVEKLIDEGPYTAKQAVAAGLADAVLTLGGQLEKLRDKYAGGVVDDYGEEPAKPLSFTDLLSMLGGGAGEKAEAKHPRIAIVPAVGPIVGGGGGGMLDGMEIVDDLALAAALSDASRDDSIQAIVIRVDSPGGSALASDNLYEAVRAAAQRKPVVASMGDVAASGGYYLAAAATEVFASDTTLTGSIGVVGGKVVVADGLAKAGVATAVVERGRRASIASPFRPFTEDERALVTRQMQEAYDLFVARVAEGRSLAPDAVRAAAEGRVWTGGQALGLKLVDRMGTLRDAVERARGLSGAKGAPAELYPPPQSLMELLAEQLSQQETSATLAVLRRHPAGRRALALGGLLLEDRVLAYAPLSIEVR; via the coding sequence GTGCGGTTCGCCCGACCGTTCCTCGCACTCCTGCTCGGTCTCGCGGCGTCCGCGCCGTCCGGCTGCGATCTGTCGCTCACGTCCGACGAGCCCGAGGCCGAGGCCAAGGGCCCGACAGCTGTGCTGCTCGACGTGGACGGCCCGCTGCCGAGCTTCCCGAGCCAGCCCGGGCTGCTCACGCCGTTCGCCACGAGCCAGCACCGGCTCGAGGAGCTCCTCGATCGCGCGGCCGCGGACATCATGGTGCAGGAGGTCGTCGTGCGCTTCGGCACGCCGCAGATCGGATGGGCCCGCGCCTCGGAGATCGCCGCCGCGGTGAAGCGGCTCGTCGCATCCGGCAAGCCGGTCACGTGCCATCTCGAGGCCGCGGACAACATGACGTACTGGATCGCCGCGCGCTCCTGCCCGCGCGTCACCGTGGCGCCCGGCGGCGGAGTCGATCTCGTGGGGTTGTCGCTCGAGGCGATCTTCGTCAAGGATCTGCTCACGTCGCTCGGCATCACGGCCGACATGCTGCACGTCGGCAAGTACAAGGACGCGGCCGATGCGCTCACGGGCACCGAGATGTCCCCCGAGTCGCGCGAGGCGGCCGAGAGCCTCGTCGCGGCGCTGCACGAACGACTCGTCATAGGCATCGCCGAGGGGCGCAAGAAGGACAAGGCCGCGGTCGAGAAGCTGATCGACGAGGGCCCGTACACGGCGAAGCAGGCGGTGGCGGCCGGCCTCGCCGACGCGGTGCTGACGCTCGGCGGCCAGCTCGAGAAGCTGCGCGACAAGTACGCCGGCGGCGTGGTCGACGACTACGGCGAGGAGCCGGCCAAACCCCTGTCCTTCACCGATCTCCTCTCGATGCTCGGCGGCGGCGCTGGCGAGAAGGCGGAGGCGAAGCACCCGCGGATCGCGATCGTCCCGGCGGTGGGGCCCATCGTCGGCGGCGGCGGCGGAGGGATGCTCGACGGCATGGAGATCGTCGACGATCTCGCGCTCGCGGCCGCCCTCTCCGACGCCTCCCGCGACGACTCGATCCAGGCGATCGTGATCCGCGTCGACAGCCCCGGCGGCAGCGCGCTCGCGTCGGACAACCTGTACGAGGCGGTACGCGCCGCGGCGCAACGCAAGCCCGTGGTGGCGTCCATGGGCGACGTGGCGGCGTCCGGAGGTTACTACCTCGCGGCCGCGGCGACCGAGGTGTTCGCGTCCGACACGACGCTCACGGGCTCGATAGGCGTCGTGGGTGGCAAGGTGGTCGTCGCGGACGGTCTCGCGAAGGCCGGCGTGGCCACGGCGGTCGTCGAGCGCGGACGGCGCGCCTCGATCGCGAGCCCGTTCCGCCCGTTCACGGAGGACGAGCGCGCGCTCGTGACTCGCCAGATGCAGGAGGCGTACGACCTGTTCGTCGCGCGGGTCGCCGAGGGGCGCTCGCTCGCGCCGGACGCCGTGCGCGCCGCGGCCGAGGGGCGCGTCTGGACCGGCGGCCAGGCGCTCGGGCTGAAGCTCGTCGACAGGATGGGCACGCTGCGCGACGCCGTCGAAAGGGCGCGCGGGCTCTCGGGCGCCAAGGGCGCACCGGCCGAGCTGTACCCGCCGCCCCAGAGCCTCATGGAGCTGCTCGCCGAGCAGCTCTCGCAGCAGGAGACGTCGGCGACGCTGGCGGTCCTGCGGCGTCACCCGGCCGGTCGCCGCGCCCTCGCCCTCGGCGGGCTCCTCCTCGAGGATCGGGTGCTCGCCTACGCGCCGCTCTCGATCGAAGTCCGCTGA
- a CDS encoding FAD/NAD(P)-binding protein → MTQGNLYAPYLMRVDEVVEETVDTRTLKLSFKDPEVAAKFDFKAGQFGEYSVFGAGECTFCIASAPTRKGYIECSFKKVGRVTAAMRELNVGDTMGFRGPYGNSFPLDKMAGKSLVFIAGGIGLAPVRCVIQNALDLRDKFKDITIIYGARSVGDLVYKRELDEWAKRPDVKLWQTVDPGGETKEWKGQIGFVPNVVEKAHPMALNAFAVVCGPPIMIKFTLPVLAKLGFKDDAIYTTLENRMKCGIGKCGRCNIGPVYVCKDGPVFNAAEIKKLPPEF, encoded by the coding sequence ATGACGCAAGGAAACCTGTACGCGCCGTACCTGATGCGCGTCGACGAGGTCGTTGAAGAGACCGTCGACACGCGCACGCTCAAGCTGTCGTTCAAGGATCCGGAGGTCGCGGCGAAGTTCGACTTCAAGGCCGGCCAGTTCGGCGAGTACTCGGTGTTCGGCGCCGGCGAGTGCACGTTCTGCATCGCGTCCGCGCCCACGCGCAAGGGGTACATCGAGTGCAGCTTCAAGAAGGTCGGGCGCGTCACCGCGGCGATGCGCGAGCTCAACGTGGGCGACACGATGGGCTTCCGCGGGCCCTACGGCAACTCGTTCCCGCTCGACAAGATGGCCGGCAAGAGCCTCGTCTTCATCGCCGGCGGCATCGGGCTCGCGCCGGTGCGGTGCGTGATCCAGAACGCGCTCGACCTGCGCGACAAGTTCAAGGACATCACGATCATCTACGGTGCGCGGAGCGTCGGGGACCTCGTCTACAAGCGCGAGCTCGACGAGTGGGCGAAGCGGCCGGACGTGAAGCTCTGGCAGACCGTGGATCCGGGCGGCGAGACCAAGGAGTGGAAGGGCCAGATCGGCTTCGTCCCCAACGTCGTCGAGAAGGCGCACCCGATGGCGCTGAACGCGTTCGCCGTGGTCTGCGGCCCGCCCATCATGATCAAGTTCACGCTGCCCGTGCTCGCCAAGCTCGGCTTCAAGGACGACGCGATCTACACCACGCTCGAGAACCGGATGAAGTGCGGGATCGGCAAGTGCGGCCGCTGCAACATCGGCCCGGTCTACGTGTGCAAGGACGGCCCGGTCTTCAACGCGGCCGAGATCAAGAAGCTCCCCCCCGAGTTCTAG